A genome region from Hevea brasiliensis isolate MT/VB/25A 57/8 chromosome 7, ASM3005281v1, whole genome shotgun sequence includes the following:
- the LOC131181382 gene encoding uncharacterized protein LOC131181382, with the protein MDPLKYLFEVPTLVGKLAKWLVLLSEFDIVYETRKTIKGLVVAEFLSENPVNEEEEVETAFPDESLKLVEVQPWKMYFDGAMNKSEPDRGINSIRAKNVEVFGDSMLVVSHIKGEWELKEEKLRPYLEYAKKLLFIFEEVTMKHMSRAKNQMADALATLASLWEKGDQKLTQPVILMRSRIPCYEGLIIAHLDLEDEMKWYEDIRRYLEVREYPQSANSRDRATIRRLAVGGNSTKGSSKDYCSCV; encoded by the exons ATGGATCCTTTAAAGTACCTATTTGAAGTACCGACGCTAGTTGGAAAATTGGCCAAATGGTTGGTCCTACTGTCTGAATTTGATATTGTGTATGAGACTCGAAAAACCATCAAAGGGCTTGTAGTGGCCGAATTTCTTtctgaaaatccagttaatgaAGAGGAAGAAGTCGAAACAGCCTTCCCGGATGAGAGTCTTAAGCTAGTAGAGGTCCAGCCATGGAAAATGTACTTTGATGGGGCCATGAATAAGAGCGAGCCAGATAGGG GCATTAATAGTATTAGGGCTAAAAATGTGGAGGTGTTTGGAGATTCAATGCTAGTAGTTTCCCATATTAAAGGTGAAtgggaattgaaagaagaaaagttgaggccATACCTAGAGTATGCTAAGAAACTATTATTTATCTTTGAGGAAGTGACAATGAAGCACATGTCTAGAGCTAAGAACCAGATGGCTGATGCTCTAGCCACGCTGGCATCCTTATGGGAGAAGGGTGATCAGAAGTTGACCCAGCCAGTTATCCTGATGAGGAGTAGAATCCCATGCTATGAAGGGTTAATAATAGCACATTTAGATCTAGAAGATGAGATGAAATGGTATGAGGACATAAGAAGATATTTAGAGGTAAGAGAATACCCACAGTCAGCCAATAGTagggatagagctacaattcgtagATTAGCCGTGGGGGGCAACTCTACAAAAGGTTCTTCGAAGGACTATTGCTCTTGTGTGTGA